From Toxotes jaculatrix isolate fToxJac2 chromosome 1, fToxJac2.pri, whole genome shotgun sequence, a single genomic window includes:
- the cgref1 gene encoding cell growth regulator with EF hand domain protein 1, with protein sequence MQTGVFMESHIGKLVPCVLYLFLLIHLCLAAPGVPGTQREESVDAHPPSVALPNPFGSGEEDRRLLQSYIQSILKDGHGGPEINTWEQEVFFLFRLYDYDRSGLLDGLEMMKLISDYNSHHTPGAQANDLVVSMVDFLLQTQDLNQDGLLAPSELLSPSLPLTQDSNNNNAPHQEQEVAVEEKLPNPSTDEEKAGAEEQIEEAHEEIQPQEEEQPQHEVKTEEDELEKSVNDQNGQQLPEAPAADQGHYEGAPVHQGQPEI encoded by the exons ATGCAGACAG GTGTGTTCATGGAGTCTCACATAGGCAAGTTGGTCCCATGTGTCCTTTACCTGTTCCTGCTAATACACCTGTGCCTGGCTGCACCAGGTGTACCAGGGACACAAAG AGAGGAATCAGTAGATGCCCATCCTCCTTCTGTAGCACTACCAAATCCCTTTGGCTCTGGGGAGGAGGACCGTAG GTTACTGCAGAGTTACATTCAGTCCATTCTAAAGGATGGCCACGGAGGACCAGAAATCAACACCTGGGAGCAAG AGGTGTTCTTCCTGTTTCGTCTGTATGACTACGATCGCAGTGGGTTGTTGGATGGCTTGGAAATGATGAAGCTAATTTCAGACTATAACTCCCATCATACACCTGGAGCACAGGCCAATGATCTG GTGGTGTCCATGGTAGATTTTTTACTCCAGACTCAGGATCTAAATCAGGACGGCCTGTTGGCCCCATCAGAGCTGCTCTCTCCTTCATTACCTCTCACACAG gactccaacaacaacaatgcacCTCACCAGGAGCAGGAGGTGGCAGTGGAGGAGAAGCTGCCGAACCCCAGCACTGACGAGGAGAAGGCAGGAGCAGAAGAGCAGATAGAGGAGGCTCATGAAGAGATCCAGCCTCAAGAGGAAGAGCAACCTCAACATGaagtaaagacagaagaagatgaACTTGAAAAGTCAGTAAATGATCAGAATGGACAACAactcccagaagccccagcagCAGATCAGGGACATTACGAGGGAGCCCCCGTACATCAGGGTCAACCAGAGATATGA